Genomic window (Nicotiana sylvestris chromosome 7, ASM39365v2, whole genome shotgun sequence):
tctacctaattaaacatggaaTTTGTGGAATCCAAAGCCTAaaaattggaagttagggcttggaaattggagacctaaatctagggatttgaggggtcgtttgtggtcggattatggtattcttgatatgtatgaacacgtgagagtgtaaggattctagttttgtgatttttgtcggaatccgagacgtgggctcgggggttggccaatttcggaatttttgatgtaaattgattaatttcgagtgggctttgttcctttataGCCTGTTTGGAAAGCCACCAAGGAATTGGATTTGAGTGTAATTGGGAGTAATTACATAATTTGGCATATTTGTTTGGCCAAGTAATTACCTGGTCAGCATGGAATTGTGTGTAATTGGAGGGGTataattacactctccaattctcaaggggGAGGTGAGAATTGGTGGTAATTACACTGTGTAATTATAAGGTTGCCTTTTAGtttctttcccttttattttaaatttaattttttttctttataactttttatttctattttttttattttttttatttttttttgaaatattaaaatAGATTTTATTTGTacattatttatattttatttctcTACCTTTACTTCTTGTGATTCCATGCAATTGcttatatatttattattattattattattctattttgTTTAAACTACGCCTCCTTTTTTTTGGTAACTAAAACTTTTATTACCAAGTAATATTTTACACTGATTTGCTATAGCTTGTTCTGGACATAAGCCCCAAACTAAGCTACTTCTTCCTTTTCTCTAATCTCCCCTTATCTCTATCTATACATTTCCTAAACAGTAGGATAAGAATTCAATTCAATCAGTTTCCTTTTCAGACATTTCTTTACATTTCCTCTACAGTGTATATCTTGTGCTAAACTTCTAGTAATTGTTTTAACAGTCCTCTGTACTTCTTGAAAGATTCTGGCATTCCTTTCTTGCCAAATATAGTATAAGCTACCAACCATCATCATCCTATAGATTTCAGCAGTTGCACTCCTACCACGACAGTATTGTTCAACCCATTGCAACTCATGTTCCCAATCCATAACTGGTCTATCAATCTGCAGCCACCGTAATATAGCAGCCCATATTCTCTTTGAGAATGGGAATACAAAGAATAAGTGATTCATGGTCTCTGCTTTTGCATTGCATAATGTACACGAGTCATCTTCTacatatccccatcttttcaatCTATCTCTTGTCTGGAGTCTTCTGTGAGCAGCCAAGTATCCTATGAATATCCATTTTGGCAATCATGCATTGTTCCAGATGATCCTTCTCCATGGCACTTTACTGAATTCTCCTCTATTCTTCAAGTACACATCTTTAATACTGAAAGTATTCATTCTAAGTACATCATCCTCTGTGTAGCCAGTTTTTGTAAAATACTTCTTGGCTTTAAAGATTTTTTGAATCACCCAAGATGCCTGCTTTGGTTCATTCCCCCCAGCCAGGATTGTACTTTTTATAGTATACATGAACCCATTGCACCCATAATTTGTCCTTCTTTTTGCACAAGTTCCATAGTAGCTTGCACATTGCAGCTTTGTTCCATGTGCCTATATCTAGCAAATGCAAACCTCCTGCTACCCTTGGACAACACAATCTATCCCAAGCTATAAGTGCCCTCCTTGTATTCTCAACATTTCCTGTCCATACGAACTTTCTACAGATACTTTTAATCAACAGAATGAGCTTTTTTGGCAATAGGAAGATTTGATACCAATACACTTGGATGGAGAATATGATGTTGTTGATAAGTTGGACTCTTCTTGCATAGGTTAGGAACTTAGTAGTCTAGGACTGGATTCTCCCTACCATCTTGTCAAGTAATGATTGATATTGTAGCAATGTCATTCTTTTAGTGCTCAAAGGTATCCCCAGGTATCTCACTGGGAGGATACCTTTTGAGAAACCCAGCATTGTTAATATCTCTTATTGGATGTCATCTCTAGCTCCTCCAAAGTAGATTGAACTTTTCCCTATGTTAGCAACTAGACCTGAGGCTTGTGAGAATTCTTGAAAAAATTGGTACAGCATCTTCACAGATGTATAATCACCTTGGCAGAATAGTAGAAGATCATCAGCAAAACTAAGTTGTGCTATGTTCAACTTAGCACATTTTGGGTGGAAGTTAAAATCTGGACTCCTCTTTAAAGTCTTCAACAATCTTGTAAGATATTCCATAGCCAAGACAAATAGATAGGGGGATAATGGATCGCCTTGCCTCAATCCCTTTTTTGCTTTGAAAGGTACTAAATGTTGCCCATTGATAACTATGGAATATGATACACTTCTCATACATACCATAATCCATTTCACAAACTTTCCCGGCATTTGTATGTTCCTTAGCACCTGCTCCATGTAGTCCCATTCTATAGAATCATAAGTTTTCTTCATATCCACTTTTAACATGCATCTAGGAGATATACCCTTCCTGTCATAACCTTTAAAAAGATCATGGCTCATTCTTATGTTGTCATTGATCAATCTCCCTGGGACAAAAGCTGCTTGACTTTCATCTACAATATCATTCATTATGCCTTGCAACCTGTTTGTTAGAACCTTCGAGATAATCTTATAGAGTATGGTGCAACATGAAATTGGCCTGAAATCTAAGACTCTATTtggatttggtatcttaggaatTAAGGTCACTATATTGCAATTGATTGGGTGATATAGTTTGTCCTCAGAAAAGAATTGCAACACTGCTTCGGTTATCTTCTCCCTAACTATTGGCCAAGCTTTTTGAAAATAGTGCATTAAAACCATCACAACCTAGTGCTTTATTGTCGCTTATCCCCATCAGTGCTCTGTGTATTTCCTCCTTTGATACATCTGCTATCAACTGCCTTTGTTGTTGTCTGTTAATCAGTGGCCCTTCTCTCATTATTGCTAGATTGATAGTTGGAAGCTTTCCAGCTGCTGATCCTAGTAACTGTTTGTAGAATCCCATTATCTCATCTTCCACCTCCTGTTTTGTCTGTGTTACTGTTCCATTGCTTCTTATTAAATTCTGAATCTTGTTTTGGGAGTTCTTGTTCTTTGCTTGCATAGAAATAGGCATTGTTGCCATCTTCTAACTTTAATCATTGtattcttgatttttgttttagaATACTTTCCTCCACCCTTAGCCATTTCTCTAATttcaatttcaactctttttctgCTATAATCATATTTTCTGGTTGATCAGGATTTCTCATTTGCTCTTGCAGAATGCATAGTTGTTCCATGCATTCTGTGATTCTTCCTCCTACAGCATTATATTCATCAACATTCAGTTTTTTCATGGCTTGCTTCACCTTTTTCAGTCTTTCCCAAACATCTCTCATTTTGTTATATGTGCTACTTCCTTTCAAACCTTTGTTTACTATCTGCGTAAAGTCCTTATGATCAGCAAGATGGTTCAAGAACTTGAAAGGCTTAGGCCTTGATTCTTCTTTGTCTTCAAATGTAATGCTCAATGGTGAGCGATCAGAACATCCCGATCCATTACCCATACCTCTAGGTGAGGCATTTTCAGCATCCACTCAGCATTAACCAATGACCTATCAATCCTACTGTATGTGTGACTTGTCCATGTGAAGCTTCTACCATTAGTCCTCAACTCAGCCAAAATAGCATCCTCCACAAAATTATTAAAGTCCTTCACTTCCATCTCTTGTACAGGATTCCCAATTGGCCTATCCTCCCTAGACCTTATGGCATTGAAGTCCTCCATGATTAGCCATGCCCTATGTATGCTATTGACTTGCAGTAGATCCCTCCACAATTTTCTCATGTCCTCCCCAGTATGCAATCCATAGACTGCTGTGAATTCAAACCTTATATTCATGTTCTTGATAAGGATTGTAGCATGAATGAATTGGTTTGTCTTCTCTATCACCACACATTCCACTTCCTTATCATCTCATACCAACCAAATTCTCCCTTTTCTACTATGCTCATAATTAGCTAGCCACTCCCAACCTGTAGTGATCCTCCTAATTATTTAACTAGCTTTTTGCTCCTTCACTTTATGTTCTAGTAATGCAATCATACTGACCTTATTACTTCTTATAAACTTCTTTATCTCCTTCTGTCTTGGGGTCTTGTTTAGACCCCTTATATTCTATGTTATCACCTTCATACTGAAATGAATACAGCGTGTGAATATCCTTCTACCTCATCTTGCTTCCTATGTCTACTAGAGCCTTCCCTCAATTGACTTGGGTGCATTAGTTGCAATCCTGATTCTGCTAGTATATTAAATCCATTAATGGTATTAATTGCATCCTCCCCCATTTTCTCCTTGCTTCTAGCTATAGACTTCCCTATTGCTTTTGTCTAGCTATGCTCCCCCTCTCCACGATCAATCCTTGCATTTGAGTCATCAGTTTTACTGGTTATCTCTTTAGTCATTACCATTTGGTTTCTCTTGACAGGTACTGATATCTGCTGATCTACCTTGTCATTGCTTTTTTCTTTTGGTTGCCACTCTTGCCTCTGCTTCTGTTGTTTTACCTTATTGTTTTGTATCCGTTGTTCATCTTTCCCCTAACTATGCCCAATTTGCCAAGACAAAATTCTGGCACCCAATCGTAGGCTACTCTTTGACTAAATTCTCTTCCATTTGGATCTGTTACTTTGATGAATTTTGGGAGTTCTTTTGTTATATCCATCTCAATCAAAACTCGCACATAGGTAATTCGATCCAACTGAGTAGTGCAAGCATCAGCATATAATGGGACCCCTAATCCACTGCTAATTCTGCTTAGAGATCTAGCTCCCCAACAATTCAAAGGGAGATTTGGAAACTTCACCCACACTGGAATGGTTTGCAGGACCTCCTTGCTGAAATCAAAGTTCTCCGACCATGCCTTCACAATAATCGGTTTCGCACCTAGCATATGCGGACTAGAGTACAATACTTCATCCATATCCTCCATTGTATTGAACCTTACAACGAAATATCCCTCATTATGATAGTAGACCTTAGGTTTAGCAGTAAAATTCCATTCCGCCGCGATGAATCGCTCCATTGCTCCAATTGTTGGTGTAATTCCAACTACATAGAGAATTAAAGCTTGCTTCCATTTCCTTGACTCTTCTTCCACTTCTTCTTTACATAGTTCCACAATTACTTCTCCATTTTTGATAGTCGGCGCAATGAAATTTAGATCCATACCTTTTGACGCCAATTTGTTCCGTGCAAACAAGTTTGTCCAATTCTTATGGGTCGTCTCTTTAGTTACAGCTGGTACTTCGTTTTTGTTGTTTTCAGCTTCCAATTTATTATCATTTTTTCCTTTATCATCACCAGTTTCTACCGAATTTCTCACAGTCTCCCCAACTTGCTGAGTTCGATTACTGTTGGCATGTATGTCATTTTTCCCCTGGTTAGTTCCTTCAATTCGTGCTTGAGCAGCAGAATTTACTTTCGCATTCTCGCTCATCACTACAGGACTTGTTGCATGTAGTGTTTTCAGAGCTTCCTTCATGGATGATAATGGCGGCCACTGTTCCATTGAATCTATCACTGCTTCCACCACCTCAGATCTCCGTATCTCTGCAACTTGTGGATTGCCAGCTTCCATGATGTTTCCTATCGGAATTGTCGTCGCAAGTTTCCTAGGTCTGCCCCTCCCTATTGTTGATCAGTGTATGTTAGCAAGAAACGCTTATCATGCGCTGAGAGAGAACTTTAGAGAGAGAAAAATTATTTCTAAGATAATAAAACTATGcctcctaatattagaaataatgagtcattaacaaaCTTGGTATATAATGAGTGATGCAACTAAAGTGAAATTTCGTTGTTGAATGTGGTTATAAACTTATTATATTTCCTTATCTTAAGTTGTAGTAGAACTTActattattatgttggaatttgacatatgttaaactattttattttatttttggattttaaaattgtgttatattcatggttccaatttacttgttttagtagtATTGGCTCATATTGCACGTTGTtcatttgaataatgttatgacattatatttataaatattaatttattttatcaaacatgaattccatgatattttataaaacatatgtttttagtttttgtaagtatctaaattaaataatattaatttagaatatatataaaaattatttttacaatattatttataaatatatgattactaattaatgtatattcacgaaaaatatacatcttaaataccaaatataatatcatttataggaatatatttattatattaacttttaagttttaataaTTACTTCATTTAAAATTTTATCTAACTGTGTAGTTACACTTGTGCAATCAAACAGTAAACTTGATATTACACTATGACAAACAAACAGGTCGTCGTAATTACACAACTGTGTAATTACTGCCTAGTAATTACACTAATTCCAATTACATGGTAGCTTTCCAAACAGacacttagcatattttgatggtataaatcaaTTTTTgtatagatttggagcatccagaggccgattcgagaggcaaagacatcgcgggctagagtttggaccagatagaggtaagtaatgattgtaaatgttgtcctgagggtatgaaaccccggatttcacatcgttgtgctactttgaggtgacgcacacactagatgacgagcgtgggatcaTGCAcctttggggattgtgacttagtatGTCTAGTATGATTATTAAACTGCGTATTTtattgaaaattatttgctatcattatgttttggaaagtattatcatgttttgggctgaatgccatatttgtgcctcgtgccaactgttttagacccttaggggatttttactactattcctcatcgttttgactttatatttgtactcagtcatgctttatttctactgtttttataactcagccatatttactccgttttgacatttaaaatgatattttgggctgagcatcatgttttacgatgcccgagtggcttgagagattttttgactgagtgaggccgagggactatgttatgaggatattatgggatcgggctgcgcgccgcagtgtattatactgattcatgattttttgaggccaagggcctgatttgttatgccacgaggtggctttttataaggccgagggccagtttgattatgccatgagatgacttgatatagcacttgggctgtaagaacccctctggagtctgcacaccccagtgagcgcggatacctagtgtgagatgtgatatagcccgaggggttgatattattccatgttattgcccgaggggctgatatgagtgatggtgaggtagcccgaggggctggttctgttggtatttgcccgaggggcggttatgGTACTTGTTTTGGCTGAGGGGTTGCCTTATGTTTCTATCCTTTTTCCCCACTATTTTCATTACTCGTTTGAActactgaaagatgttttaaatagggttttactgaactaaggtgtttttacgagcttttactgttttattgcattgttctggttttatactattttgttgtagcatgatgctgtgttttacgtgttttcttatcgctcaactacctttacttttattacctactgagttggcatactcacattactctctgcaccctgtgTACAGATCCAAGAGTCTCGGGTCACGTTAGCGAGTGCTGATTTGCTTTCACAGCAGGCTTGtttggagttgactaggtagttgctcggcgttcatagcctagtgcttctccttcctagtTTTATTTTCCCTTGTACtagctttgtattagactatgtagtctttttcatactcttagatggatttttagatgctcatgactggtgacaccctgatgtcgagCTGTGTTTGTTTCCGCACTGTTCTATTCTACTCTATATTTTGAGATTTatagcttattaatgacttaaaatgaattattataactgatTAGTTGGTTTGGAGTTTgtatcggctggccttgtttcacgatatgcgccatcacgaccgggtccggtttagggttgtgacataTTTACTAGTTTTCGTCTCTACGTGTTTTTAATTAGATTTAATTGCTTCATGATCCACTGTTATTGGCTATTTGACTCTTATGTGACTTAACTAAAGTTGTTGCCTCTTCTATTGCCATGCTATCCTTCCCTAGTTGCTTCTCCTTAATTGAAAGTATAATTACTTCTCTTGTAATCGTTCAACCTAAATTGAGGTTTTGATTATCTTCCGTTATTTTACCCTTATTTTAATTGTTGTATCTCTTTCGTAATTTCTCAACCGTAAAGgaagtttagatatcctatatCTAAGTTGACTTAACCTTAGTTGGAATTATTGACTCGTGTTATCTCCCTTGTTGTTGAAATGTACTTTGTGGGATCGTTGTTATATATTATTGTCTCCCTTGTTGATCTATTCTTATTATGACTAATATTCTCTATTGTGATTAATTTTTGTGAACTAGTTCTACCATTTCTTTGTGATCGAAAGATCTTGaattgatttacttgtcgtactcTTGTTATTTTCATCGTGGATGTGGTACTCAGTGTTGTGGTGCACGAGGTTTCTACTGTGCGGTTGTTATTGTGATGCACGACGTTTTTGCCATGCGATTGGGGTtgtgttgcacgaggtttcttctGTGCTATTGTTACTGTTAATTATGCACATGCGACATTctcacgaccccagttcaccctccgtgaaccatcgtgatggcacctagtctttacagctaggtaagcctaacaatgcggaatataaacaataattgcggaagaaataattaaaaatcaaaataGTAAAATGAAACAATGTTTCAGATGCTGCTCGACAcatacaataacaactctcgaagctaaaaacaattcccaaaacccggaatttcatgaatcacaagctaagagatacataagaagctctaactccggaaatgTCTCAACAAAGAAAATTACTAAAGGGCTATACTttttacagaaagatagaaagggactcttcggtctgcggatgcggcagatatatctcgaagtctctacagaagtgTCTCGCcgcaaggatgataagactgagcgGAAGTACCTGGATTGGCACAACAAAAATGTGAAGAAGtgtagcatgagcacaccacatcggtgcccagtaagtatcaagactaacctcggtggagtagtgacgaggaacagtcaagacacctaccggtccaataaaattttacaaatataggaacaacgggaaatgatgtatatataaagactacacgaaatggctaacaatactacaatcacaataagggaagaaaacaGCAAGTAACAACGAAAATACTAAgaataatgacatagaagagcgAGCAAAAACACAACCTAAATCCTAAAGTCACAAtacagtaaaggtaagcaataacttagATCCTACGACAGTGTTCACATCAGGCCTTATCCAAAAATTTCCATGAAGTACCGAATCTCGGACAAATTACAGCTCACGAGTCCTAGTAcctgaaatctaacacttggcatcGTGTGCCCCCATCAACCCCATGGGCATgctgacaactcacttgctaactagggccactctcacatatataataagtaaacgagggtgtacatctatactcagcaaaatcaggaggacatcacatccaataggagtgttcaactatgtgtatgcttgtgcaaatGCTTTAACATAGTTCCTACCTGCTAATAAGCGTAAGGAAAAGAACGGACAACACGTACGATATTTCCTCACAACTTTCACAAGGTAAAGCTCATATAAGTAAGCGTACCACAACACAATATTAAACAATaagaatgcccccaggccatcacaaatcctcacaatcaatccctgacatagcctAACTTGTCTCACCACGtgtgcaaataataacataataagtgtCCGCCTTGTTTTACCAcacgtgcatcataatgttcccaccttgtctcgccacatgcgcaacccacatataagcatatatacATATCCCGCGTTGTCACGCCATatgtgcaatatatcaatagtaACAATAGCGCGGAAAAACCCTCGTGCAACCCCTCAACAACAATCCGCACGGCATAGACCTCGTGCACAACACAACACAACCACACGGCAGAGACCTCGTGCACCAACATAACCAGCACAACAACAATAGTGACAGTAATACAAAATATAGCAAGTGAATCCACTCCAAAACTTCAAATCACAAGGAATTGATATAACCAGTTCACAAGAATAGCCAcagtaagaaaaataaaaggcATAAAGGGAACAATTCAACGAAAGGGAAAACTGACATGTAGTGACGATCCCAAAATAAACAAATCAATACAAGGAAGACAACACAAgtctagtagtcccaaataaaaGCACGTCGACAATGATATAGGTCATCTAAACTCCATTTAAGGTTGGGAAGTTACAAGAATATTCGATAATTTCACACTAAAGACTAGGCGATTATATGAGGGATGACAATAACCCTCAATAACACAGGCAGTTATGAAAAGGTAGCATGATGATAAGAGAGACGAA
Coding sequences:
- the LOC138872676 gene encoding uncharacterized protein, translating into MLGFSKGNVENTRRALIAWDRLCCPRVAGGYLAAHRRLQTRDRLKRWGYVEDDSCTLCNAKAETMNHLFFVFPFSKRIWAAILRWLQIDRPVMDWEHELQWVEQYCRGRSATAEIYRMMMVGSLYYIWQERNARIFQEVQRTVKTITRSLAQDIHCRGNVKKCLKRKLIELNSYPTV